Below is a genomic region from Nitrospira lenta.
TGCCGGCTTTCCAGTCGCTGTCAAACTGAACTCGATGCGGGCCGGAGCGAGGTCGAGATAAAGCCCCAGAATAAATCGCAACCCTCCGTGGGCCAGCACATATCGTTCGCGATCTTGCTGCCGAAGAAATCTGGAAGCCCGTTCACGTTCCTGTTGATCAAGCCAATCCAGACACCGGCCATACTCGGCATCTTCACCGATGAGGGTCAACGGCCAGAGATCGATCGTCGAGGCAGGAAGATCCCGACGGCGCGCGACAGACGCCTTGAATAGCGTACGAATCGGAGAGAACTCCGCACTGACACTCGACGGCATTCGGACCGATCGTGAGCTCATCTTGCGTCCCAGAGTCATCCCCTACCAGACGGGTGTCAGGAGGGCACGACTTTTCCGTTCTCCAGTTTGATGACCCGATCGCCGAGATGAAAATACCGGTCATCGTGCGTAATGACAACCACGCTCTTCCCTCTCGCACGAAGTTCCGGCAGCAGTTTCATATAGAAGACGTCCTTATACTGTGGATCCTGATCGGCGGCCCACTCATCAAACACATACACGGGTCGGTCCTCCAAATACGCGGTCAGCAGGGCCAGCCGTTTGCGCTGCCCTTGGGACAAATCGATCGTGGAGAATCTTCCTTCCTTCACCTTCACCTTGTGATCCAGCTGCAAGCTGGAGAGATACCCGGCCGCCGAGGTCCGAATCCGCTCTTCTTCAATACCTAACAGTTTCTCAAATAAGTAAAAATCAGAAAACACCACGGAGAAATGCTCGCGGTACCAGTCTCGGTTGGCATCCGCGATCACAGTCCCGTTCAGCGATACTTCGCCCGCATGCGGGACATACAAGCCAGAGAGTAGCTTGACGAACGTCGATTTCCCGCTGCCGTTTCCTCCAATCACAAAGGACAATTCACCGGGACACAGCGTCAAGCTGATCGGGCCAAGTGCAAACGGATCGTTTCCATGACTGTCGGTGGCGTATTGAAACGTGACCGACTCCAATGTCAGAGAATCCAGCCGCGTGGCCGCCACCGGCAAAACAGCGCTGGGGAGGCTCTCGGAAGATTTATCCAAGGACACACCCAGCCTCTGGATATTCTCAAACGCGACCTGCCCGCGTTCGACGGTCGGCAAGATACCAATGATCCCCCAAATGGGAGACATCATATACAGCAAGACCACGACATATCCGATCAATGACTCCGTCGATAGCGGAAACATCAGAGGGAACACAAACAGGATAATGCCGATCATGGAATAAAATGCGAAATGCGACCAGGCTTCGGCAATCGCATATTGCCTGGCGGCATCAATACTGGTTCGCCGGTATAGATCGGCCGCTCCGTGGAGCTCCTGATCGATAAATTCTGTGCGCCGTTGTCTGTGAAGGGTCAACTCCTTGATCCCTTCCGTCAAAGACCGGAAATGCCGGAACAACTGCGCCCTAGCCTCCCGAGATGAGTGAATGGTCGAAAACGCCCTGGTATGCAACCAGTGATACCCCCACGCACCCAGCAGTGTGGCCGTCACGACGAGCAGAAACGTCGGCCATGACAACCAGAGCAGATAGACTCCGCACCCCAGAACGATGGCCGCATTCATCGCCAGTTGCGGCAAGCACTGGATCGACCAGGCCAGCATGCTCACGTCGTCCGTCAGGGTGACCAGGATATTCGCATGACCGTACGTCTCGGTACGGCGATACGGAGATTGGAGGATTTTCTTACAGAGCGTGAGCGAGAGATCGAGCGTCGTGTCTTGAGCAAACCGCGTCAGGGTCAATTGCGAGATAATCTGGGTGGCGAGTTTTCCCGCCACGACGGCCACAAACCCCAGCGCCAGTAGGCTTTCTTGGTCATGCCGCTGTTGCAGCACTCGATTGATCAGGGCCAGCACGCCCGCGCTACAGAGTCCGGACAACACCCCCACGCAGACCATAGCGGCCATCACGGAGCGCGAACGCTGAAAAAGAAACGAGACAAACCCTGGAAGGCGGATGTTCATGCGGACTGATTGTTGCGCGCCGGCATTCCAACCTCAGCAGCGCGATCCAGGCCCTTCTGGAGATGACTCTGCAAATGACCGGCAAGGTCTTCCACAAACGGCGACACGAACAGGCGGCCGGAGTCCTCGGCCGGAATATGCACGGTACAGCTCGATTCCGTGCCTAATTCCTGCCATCGATGCCGAGTGTCGGGAATGACATCGTCAACGTGCCGGTTGGATGCCACCACATTCACGACCCGAGCGGCAATCGGCTGCACTCGATACCTGGCTACGGCTAGGAGCGTGGCCTCCGTCAATCGCTGCACTTGAAAATCCCTATCCTGGATATGATCCGTGAGGGACTGCGAAAACAAAGATAACGCCACGTGAGTTTTGCGTGCAATATTCGCCCACCACTCGTTCATCGGTAACCGCGACAGGCTTCGGATATCTCCGACAATCTTGCCTAGCACGATCATGGACATGCTGGCCTTCGCCAGCAGACGATGCCTATACCTGCGGTACGAATCAGGATGCCACGTATCCATCATGAAGAGAGTGACCTGGCACCCTAGCGCAATAAGCTGCCTAGCCATTTCATATCCAATCAGCCCTCCGGTACAAACTCCGCCGATCAGATACGGTCCATCGGGATGCATGCGCCGCACTTCCTGCACATAGTGGGAGGCCATCTCCGGCACCGAGGTAAACGGCGCTTCTTTTCCATCGAGCCCCCTCGCCTGCAATCCATAGAGCGGCTGTTCCGTCCCAAGAATGCGCGCCAGCTTGGCAAAGACGAGGACATTCCCACCGACGCCCGGCACCATAAACAATGGCAATCCGGTTCCGCTTGGCTGGATCGCGACCAGAGATTGCCACGGGGGAACCCAACTTGCTTTGGTCAGCACAGCGGCAAGCTCGGCGATCGTCGGAGCTTGAAACAGGGTGGCTAAGGGAAGTTGCTTCTCAAACACGAGCTCCAGCTGATAAAACAACTGCGCCGCCTTGAGAGAATGTCCGCCAAGGTCAAAAAAATTGTCGTGAATCCCGATCTCCTGTATCCCAAGAACCTGCTGCCACAGCGCCGTCAGCTGGACTTCCATTCCGTTTCGCGGGCCGACATACGGTTGACCGGCTATATGGCCAGACAGCTCCGGTTGAGGCAAGGCCCGCACATCAATTTTCTTATTGGCCGTTAAGGGGAACGCATCAAGGAACACAAAGAAGGAGGGCACCATATACTCGGGCAGCACCGCGCGCAGGAAGGACCGCAGTTCTTCCGCTCCTGCCTCCTGCCCTTCCTGCAACACCAGATACGCCGCCAACTGTTTCATACCATGCTGATCATCGCGCGCGGTCACGACCGTTTGTTTGATTTTGGCGTGACGGCTGAGCGTGGCTTCAATTTCGCCCAGCTCGATACGGAATCCTCGAATCTTGACCTGATGATCGATCCGTCCCAGATGGACAATTTTCCCGTCGGGTCGATAACGCCCGAGGTCACCGGTCCGATAGAGCCTGGCGTCCGGATGAAGGGAGAACGGGTGAGGGATAAATCGGTCCGCCGTAAGGTCCAGGCGGCCATGATACCCCCGCGCCACCCCATCCCCTCCGATATAGATTTCTCCGGCGACACCGACCGGGACCGGCTGTAAATACGGATCGAGGACGTACACATCCGTATTCGCGATCGGGCGGCCAATCGTGATTTCAGAAGAATCCTGGCTGATACGATCGAGCGTCGACCAGATCGTCGTTTCCGTCGGACCATACATGTTCCAGAGCGCCTTGGTTCTGTCACGCAGTGCGACCGCAAGATCCTGAGGAAGCGCTTCCCCTCCGCAGAGAGCGGTCAACGAAAAACTCCCGGCCCATCCCGCCTCAAGGAGAAGCCGCCAGGTTGCGGGAGTCGCCTGCATGATGGTCGGCTGGACTCGTGCAAGGGTGTCTCGAAGCTTATGTCCGTCCGTAGCGACCGCGCGACTGAC
It encodes:
- a CDS encoding cyclic peptide export ABC transporter, which produces MNIRLPGFVSFLFQRSRSVMAAMVCVGVLSGLCSAGVLALINRVLQQRHDQESLLALGFVAVVAGKLATQIISQLTLTRFAQDTTLDLSLTLCKKILQSPYRRTETYGHANILVTLTDDVSMLAWSIQCLPQLAMNAAIVLGCGVYLLWLSWPTFLLVVTATLLGAWGYHWLHTRAFSTIHSSREARAQLFRHFRSLTEGIKELTLHRQRRTEFIDQELHGAADLYRRTSIDAARQYAIAEAWSHFAFYSMIGIILFVFPLMFPLSTESLIGYVVVLLYMMSPIWGIIGILPTVERGQVAFENIQRLGVSLDKSSESLPSAVLPVAATRLDSLTLESVTFQYATDSHGNDPFALGPISLTLCPGELSFVIGGNGSGKSTFVKLLSGLYVPHAGEVSLNGTVIADANRDWYREHFSVVFSDFYLFEKLLGIEEERIRTSAAGYLSSLQLDHKVKVKEGRFSTIDLSQGQRKRLALLTAYLEDRPVYVFDEWAADQDPQYKDVFYMKLLPELRARGKSVVVITHDDRYFHLGDRVIKLENGKVVPS